CGACGCGGGCCGCGCGGTCCACACGGCCGCCCACGCCGGTGACGCCGTGGGCGCGCTGGCGGCGCTGGGCGCCGTGCGGGTCCTGTGCGCCCATCGCCGCGGCGCCCACGGCGTCGCGCAGTGGACCGCGCGGATCGAGGGCTGGCTCACGGCCGAGGTCGAGGGCTTCTCCGCGCGGCGGCGCTGGTACCCCGGCCGCCCGGTCCTCGTCACGGAGAACGACCACGAGCAGCGGCTCTACAACGGCGACACCGGCGTCGCCGTCGCCCGTCCCGGCGGGCGCCTGCGCGTGGCCTTCGAGCGCCGTGGCGAGGTCGTCCTGGTCAGCCCGACCCGCCTGCGCGCGGTCGACTCGCTGCACGCGATGACGATCCACAAGAGCCAGGGCTCGCAGGTCGGCACGGCGGTCGTCCTCCTGCCCGACGCCGGCTCGCGCATCCTCACGCGGGAGCTGCTCTACACCGCGGTCACCCGGGCGCAGGACCGGCTGGTGCTCGCGGGCACCGAGGAGGTCGTGCGGGCCGCTGTCGAGCGCCCGGTCGCCCGCGCCTCGGGACTGGGCGAACGGCTGTGGCGGCTGTCCTAGACTCGTCGGATGCCCCAGCTGCGCTCGCGCACCGTCACCCACGGCCGCAACATGGCCGGCGCCCGCGCCCTGCTGCGCGCCGCCGGCGTGGCCCGGGAGGACTTCGGCAAGCCGATCGTCGCGGTCGCGAACTCCTACACGCAGTTCGTGCCGGGGCACACGCACCTCAAGCCGGTGGGCGAGATCGTCGCCGACGCGGTCAAGGCCGCGGGCGGCATCCCGCGTGAGTTCAACACGATCGCCGTCGACGACGGCATCGCGATGGGCCACGGCGGGATGCTCTACTCGCTGCCCTCGCGCGACCTGATCGCCGACAGCGTCGAGTACATGGTCAACGCGCACTGCGCCGACGCGCTGGTGTGCATCTCCAACTGCGACAAGATCACCCCGGGGATGCTCAACGCCGCCCTGCGGCTCGACATCCCGACCGTCTTCGTCTCGGGCGGTCCGATGGAGGGCGGCACCGCGGTCCTGGTCGACGGCACGGTCCGCAAGCGCGTGAACCTCGTGACGGCGATCGCCGACGCCGTGGCCGACGAGGTCTCCGACGAGGACATCGCCATCATCGAGGAGTCGGCGTGCCCGACGTGCGGCTCGTGCAGCGGCATGTTCACGGCGAACTCCATGAACTGCCTCACCGAGGCGCTGGGCCTCGCGCTGCCGGGCAACGGCTCGACGCTGGCCACGCACACCGCGCGCAAGGAGCTCTACGAGGCGGCCGGCCGCACCGTCGTCGAGATCGCGCACCGCTTCTACGACGAGGACGACGCCTCGGTCCTGCCGCGCAACGTCGCCACGCGCGCGGCCTTCGAGAACGCGATGACGCTCGACGTCGCGATGGGCGGCTCGACGAACACGGTCCTCCACATCCTCGCCGCCGCCCAGGAGGCCGAGCTCGACTTCACGATGCAGGACATCGACGCGCTCTCGCGGCGCGTCCCGTGCCTGTGCAAGGTCGCCCCGAACGGGACCTACCTCATGGAGGACGTGCACCGCGCGGGCGGCATCCCGGCGATCCTCGGCGAGCTGCGCCGGGGCGGCCTGCTGCGCGAGGACGTCACCACCGTCCACTCCCGCTCCGTCGACGAGTGGCTGGACACGTGGGACATCCGCAGCGGCAAGGCGAGCGCCGACGCGCTCGAGCTCTTCCACGCCGCGCCGGGCTGCAGGCGCTCGGCGGAGGCCTTCAGCCAGTCCGAGCGCTGGGAGTCGCTGGACACCGATGCCGCCGACGGCTGCATCCACGACGTCGAGCACGCCTACTCGGCCGACGGTGGTCTGGCGATCCTCTACGGCAACCTCGCGGTCCGCGGCAGCGTCGTGAAGACCGCGGGCGTCGACGAGTCGATCCTGCAGTTCAGCGGGCCGGCGGTCGTCGTCGACTCCCAGGAGGCGGCGGTCGACCTCATCCTCGGCGGCGGCGTGAAGGAGGGCGATGTGGTCGTCATCCGCTACGAGGGCCCCCGCGGCGGACCGGGGATGCAGGAGATGCTCTACCCGACCTCCTACCTCAAGGGCCGCGGCCTGGGCAAGGCGTGCGCGCTCATCACCGACGGGCGCTTCTCGGGCGGCACGAGCGGCCTGTCCATCGGCCACGTCTCGCCCGAGGCGGCCTCCGGCGGCGCCATCGCCCTCGTCGAGGACGGCGACCGCATCGACATCGACATCCCGAACCGCCGCCTCGAGCTCGTCGTCTCCGAGGAGGAGCTGGCCGAGCGCCGCGAGCGCCTCGAGGCCGGCGTCGGCTACGTCCCGGCCGCCCGCGACCGCGTCGTCTCCCCGGCGCTGCGCGCCTACGCCGCGATGGCCACCTCGGCCGACACCGGCGCGGTGCGCGACGTCAACGCCGTCGAGCGCGCCGTGGCCGCGGCCGCGCGCGCCAGCGAGCCGACACTGAGCTAGAGCCCGTCCGCGTAGGCGCGCGCCTCGCCGTAGAGGCGGGCGAAGTCCGCGGGCTTGTAGTGGGCGTTGAGGCCCGAGGGGTTCGGGAGGACCCAGACGGGACGGCCGCCGATGGTGTCCTCCTGCAGGCCGACAGCGGCCTTGGTGCGGCCGAAGGCGACGCGGTAGGCGACCAGGCCGAGCATGGCGACGAGGCGGGGGCGGCTGTCGGCGACGGTGTGCTCCAGCTCCATCGCCCCGGCCAGCAGCTCCTCGCGGCGCAGCTCGTCCGCCGCGCGGGTGGGGCGCGAGGCGATGTTCGTCACGCCCACGCCGAAGGACGGCAGCAGGCCGTCCTCCTCGGGCTTGAGGAGCCGGGGCGTGAAGCCCGCGGCGTGGATCGCCGGCCAGAAGCGGTTGCCGGGGCGGGCGAAGTGGTGGCCGACCTGCGCGGAGCGCAGCGACGGGTTGATGCCGACGAAGAGGACGCGCAGGCCCGGGCCGACGATCGGCCCGAGCTTGCCGCCGGACGGTGTCGCTCCCGCGCCGCTCAGAGCACGAGGATGATGATCAGGATGATCAGGAGCGCCGTGATGGAGATGTGGACGGGGCCGATCTTCATGGCGCCGTCGTACCCCGCGCGGCGGCGCGCCAGCGCTCGGACGCTCGTCCAGCGCGAACCGTGATGGAGTGTCGACGCGCCAGCGAACGGTGACGCGACCGTCACCCTGGAGTTCGCCGTCTCAGAGGCGGTCAACTCCAGGGTGACGAGCAGGCAGCCCGTGAGGACGCGCAACCGCCGCCT
The DNA window shown above is from Conexibacter sp. SYSU D00693 and carries:
- the ilvD gene encoding dihydroxy-acid dehydratase, whose protein sequence is MPQLRSRTVTHGRNMAGARALLRAAGVAREDFGKPIVAVANSYTQFVPGHTHLKPVGEIVADAVKAAGGIPREFNTIAVDDGIAMGHGGMLYSLPSRDLIADSVEYMVNAHCADALVCISNCDKITPGMLNAALRLDIPTVFVSGGPMEGGTAVLVDGTVRKRVNLVTAIADAVADEVSDEDIAIIEESACPTCGSCSGMFTANSMNCLTEALGLALPGNGSTLATHTARKELYEAAGRTVVEIAHRFYDEDDASVLPRNVATRAAFENAMTLDVAMGGSTNTVLHILAAAQEAELDFTMQDIDALSRRVPCLCKVAPNGTYLMEDVHRAGGIPAILGELRRGGLLREDVTTVHSRSVDEWLDTWDIRSGKASADALELFHAAPGCRRSAEAFSQSERWESLDTDAADGCIHDVEHAYSADGGLAILYGNLAVRGSVVKTAGVDESILQFSGPAVVVDSQEAAVDLILGGGVKEGDVVVIRYEGPRGGPGMQEMLYPTSYLKGRGLGKACALITDGRFSGGTSGLSIGHVSPEAASGGAIALVEDGDRIDIDIPNRRLELVVSEEELAERRERLEAGVGYVPAARDRVVSPALRAYAAMATSADTGAVRDVNAVERAVAAAARASEPTLS
- the mug gene encoding G/U mismatch-specific DNA glycosylase, with translation MSGAGATPSGGKLGPIVGPGLRVLFVGINPSLRSAQVGHHFARPGNRFWPAIHAAGFTPRLLKPEEDGLLPSFGVGVTNIASRPTRAADELRREELLAGAMELEHTVADSRPRLVAMLGLVAYRVAFGRTKAAVGLQEDTIGGRPVWVLPNPSGLNAHYKPADFARLYGEARAYADGL